The following proteins are encoded in a genomic region of Maylandia zebra isolate NMK-2024a linkage group LG1, Mzebra_GT3a, whole genome shotgun sequence:
- the lrrc28 gene encoding leucine-rich repeat-containing protein 28, protein MATELHETIFMAKQERHKNLFLNYKNLNIFPVELLKDEGLQFLERLYMKRNSLTTLPDNLAQKLPNLIELYLHSNNLVIIPEAIGNLARLQSLDLSNNALQVLCPEIGRLRSLRHLRLSNNQLKCLPPEIGDLQDLETLDVSMNQLMFLPDRLHRCLSLQNLTADHNLLSHVPRQLCWLHRLNQLSMAANRLTFLPLDLGRSREMQFVFVDNNVDLKGLPSYLYNKVIGCSGCGLSAQALEGGLGEMLGEELSEALVGLPAEVKVVGSETEHVVPLEELAMRTLHRIYHRRPTELSLLPPITLPKSLRDLLQFPLGHCHRCSQAMFTIIYPKLFPLRDTALAGVHRRTTVSFVAYCCSSHCLRTFDLQG, encoded by the exons ATGGCAACCGAACTTCATGAGACCATATTCATGGCCAAGCAGGAGCGCCACAAAAACCTGTTTCTTAACTACAAAAACCTGAACATTTTCCCCGTGGAGCTGCTGAAAGATGAAGGCCTGCAGTTTCTGGAGAGACTTTACATGAAGAGAAACTCACTCACTACACTG CCTGACAATCTTGCTCAAAAGCTCCCAAATCTCATTGAACT GTATTTGCACTCAAACAATTTGGTCATTATTCCCGAGG CTATTGGAAACTTGGCCAGACTGCAGTCGTTAGACCTGAGCAATAATGCCCTGCAGGTTCTCTGTCCAGAGATCGGCAGATTGAGGTCTTTGCGGCACCTGAGACTGTCCAATAACCAGCTCAAATGCCTTCCTCCAG AGATTGGTGATCTGCAGGACTTGGAGACGCTTGACGTGTCGATGAATCAGCTGATGTTTCTACCGGACCGACTGCATCGCTGTCTCTCACTACAGAATCTGACAGCGGACCACAACCTGCTGAGCCACGTTCCCCGGCAGCTCTGCTGGCTCCACCGCCTTAACCAGCTCTCTATGGCAGCTAACCGGCTGACTTTCCTACCACTGG atcTGGGCAGATCACGGGAGAtgcagtttgtgtttgttgACAACAACGTGGACCTGAAAGGACTCCCGTCCTACTTGTACAACAAAGTTATCGGCTGCAGCGG ATGTGGCTTATCTGCTCAAGCGCTGGAGGGTGGACTTGGTGAAATGCTGGGTGAGGAATTGAGTGAAGCCTTGGTTGGCCTGCCAGCTGAAGTGAAGGTGGTGGGCTCAGAGACAGAACATGTTGTTCCCCTGGAGGAGCTGGCTATGAGGACGCTGCACCGCATCTACCACCGCCGCCCAACAG AGCTCAGCTTGCTGCCTCCCATCACCCTCCCAAAGAGCCTGCGGGATCTGTTGCAGTTCCCCCTCGGTCACTGTCACCGATGCAGCCAAGCCATGTTCACGATCATCTACCCCAAACTCTTCCCCCTCCGTGACACCGCCCTGGCAGGAGTGCACCGCAG GACCACTGTGAGTTTTGTAGCCTACTGCTGCTCCAGTCACTGCCTCCGAACCTTTGACCTCCAGGGGTGA